One Oenanthe melanoleuca isolate GR-GAL-2019-014 chromosome 3, OMel1.0, whole genome shotgun sequence DNA segment encodes these proteins:
- the GNMT gene encoding glycine N-methyltransferase isoform X2 — protein sequence MVDSVYRTRSLGVAAEGLPDQYADGRAARVWQLYIGDTRGRTDEYRSWLLALLRQHRCRSVLDVACGTGVDSIMLLEEGFQVTSVDASDKMLKYALKERWERRKEEPFDRWVIEEANWLTLEKDLEKPGDGFDAVICLGNSFAHLPDFKGDQSDHKLALRNIASMVRPGGVLVIDHRNYDHILATGCAPAGKNIYYQSDLTKDITTSVLLVNNKAHMVTLDYTVQVPPTEAGADPELSKFRLSYYPHRLEAFTALLKGAFQGKCQHTVLGDFQPYTPGQAHVPCYFIHVVKKTG from the exons ATGGTGGACAGCGTGTACCGGACGCGGTCGCTGGGAGTCGCGGCGGAGGGGCTGCCAGACCAGTACGCGGACGGGCGGGCGGCCCGCGTGTGGCAGCTGTACATCGGGGACACCCGTGGCCGCACGGACGAGTACCGCAGCTGGCTCCTGGCGCTGCTCCGCCAGCACCGCTGCCGCTCCGTCCTCGACGTGGCCTGTGGCACCGG GGTGGACTCCATCATGCTACTCGAGGAGGGATTCCAGGTGACCAGCGTCGATGCCAGCGACAAGATGCTCAAGTACGCGCTGAAGGAGCGCTGGGAGCGGCGCAAGGAGGAGCCCTTCGACCGATGGG TCATCGAGGAGGCCAACTGGCTCACActggagaaggacctggagaAGCCAGGGGATGGGTTTGATGCAGTCATCTGCCTCGGGAACTCCTTTGCGCATCTGCCTGACTTCAAAG GGGACCAGAGTGACCACAAGCTGGCCCTGAGGAACATTGCCAGCATGGTGCGGCCCGGGGGTGTCCTGGTCATTGACCACCGCAACTATGATCACATCCTGGCCACGGGCTGCGCGCCAGCCGGCAAGAACATCTACTACCAG AGTGACTTGACCAAGGACATCACCACCTCAGTGCTCCTGGTAAACAACAAGGCACACATGGTGACCCTGGACTACACTGTGCAGGTGCCCCCCACTGAGGCAGGTGCAGACCCGGAGCTGAG CAAGTTTCGGCTCTCCTACTACCCGCACCGACTGGAGGccttcacagctctgctgaaaggTGCATTCCAGGGAAAGTGCCAGCACACTGTCCTGGGTGACTTCCAGCCCTACACACCAGGGCAGGCCCATGTGCCCTGCTACTTCATCCACGTCGTGAAGAAGACAGGCTGA
- the GNMT gene encoding glycine N-methyltransferase isoform X1, whose protein sequence is MVDSVYRTRSLGVAAEGLPDQYADGRAARVWQLYIGDTRGRTDEYRSWLLALLRQHRCRSVLDVACGTGVDSIMLLEEGFQVTSVDASDKMLKYALKERWERRKEEPFDRWVIEEANWLTLEKDLEKPGDGFDAVICLGNSFAHLPDFKVSSPGDQSDHKLALRNIASMVRPGGVLVIDHRNYDHILATGCAPAGKNIYYQSDLTKDITTSVLLVNNKAHMVTLDYTVQVPPTEAGADPELSKFRLSYYPHRLEAFTALLKGAFQGKCQHTVLGDFQPYTPGQAHVPCYFIHVVKKTG, encoded by the exons ATGGTGGACAGCGTGTACCGGACGCGGTCGCTGGGAGTCGCGGCGGAGGGGCTGCCAGACCAGTACGCGGACGGGCGGGCGGCCCGCGTGTGGCAGCTGTACATCGGGGACACCCGTGGCCGCACGGACGAGTACCGCAGCTGGCTCCTGGCGCTGCTCCGCCAGCACCGCTGCCGCTCCGTCCTCGACGTGGCCTGTGGCACCGG GGTGGACTCCATCATGCTACTCGAGGAGGGATTCCAGGTGACCAGCGTCGATGCCAGCGACAAGATGCTCAAGTACGCGCTGAAGGAGCGCTGGGAGCGGCGCAAGGAGGAGCCCTTCGACCGATGGG TCATCGAGGAGGCCAACTGGCTCACActggagaaggacctggagaAGCCAGGGGATGGGTTTGATGCAGTCATCTGCCTCGGGAACTCCTTTGCGCATCTGCCTGACTTCAAAG TTTCCTCTCCAGGGGACCAGAGTGACCACAAGCTGGCCCTGAGGAACATTGCCAGCATGGTGCGGCCCGGGGGTGTCCTGGTCATTGACCACCGCAACTATGATCACATCCTGGCCACGGGCTGCGCGCCAGCCGGCAAGAACATCTACTACCAG AGTGACTTGACCAAGGACATCACCACCTCAGTGCTCCTGGTAAACAACAAGGCACACATGGTGACCCTGGACTACACTGTGCAGGTGCCCCCCACTGAGGCAGGTGCAGACCCGGAGCTGAG CAAGTTTCGGCTCTCCTACTACCCGCACCGACTGGAGGccttcacagctctgctgaaaggTGCATTCCAGGGAAAGTGCCAGCACACTGTCCTGGGTGACTTCCAGCCCTACACACCAGGGCAGGCCCATGTGCCCTGCTACTTCATCCACGTCGTGAAGAAGACAGGCTGA
- the GNMT gene encoding glycine N-methyltransferase isoform X4 gives MVDSVYRTRSLGVAAEGLPDQYADGRAARVWQLYIGDTRGRTDEYRSWLLALLRQHRCRSVLDVACGTGVDSIMLLEEGFQVTSVDASDKMLKYALKERWERRKEEPFDRWVIEEANWLTLEKDLEKPGDGFDAVICLGNSFAHLPDFKGDQSDHKLALRNIASMVRPGGVLVIDHRNYDHILATGCAPAGKNIYYQSDLTKDITTSVLLVNNKAHMVTLDYTVQVPPTEAGADPELSTASLQQVSALLLPAPTGGLHSSAERCIPGKVPAHCPG, from the exons ATGGTGGACAGCGTGTACCGGACGCGGTCGCTGGGAGTCGCGGCGGAGGGGCTGCCAGACCAGTACGCGGACGGGCGGGCGGCCCGCGTGTGGCAGCTGTACATCGGGGACACCCGTGGCCGCACGGACGAGTACCGCAGCTGGCTCCTGGCGCTGCTCCGCCAGCACCGCTGCCGCTCCGTCCTCGACGTGGCCTGTGGCACCGG GGTGGACTCCATCATGCTACTCGAGGAGGGATTCCAGGTGACCAGCGTCGATGCCAGCGACAAGATGCTCAAGTACGCGCTGAAGGAGCGCTGGGAGCGGCGCAAGGAGGAGCCCTTCGACCGATGGG TCATCGAGGAGGCCAACTGGCTCACActggagaaggacctggagaAGCCAGGGGATGGGTTTGATGCAGTCATCTGCCTCGGGAACTCCTTTGCGCATCTGCCTGACTTCAAAG GGGACCAGAGTGACCACAAGCTGGCCCTGAGGAACATTGCCAGCATGGTGCGGCCCGGGGGTGTCCTGGTCATTGACCACCGCAACTATGATCACATCCTGGCCACGGGCTGCGCGCCAGCCGGCAAGAACATCTACTACCAG AGTGACTTGACCAAGGACATCACCACCTCAGTGCTCCTGGTAAACAACAAGGCACACATGGTGACCCTGGACTACACTGTGCAGGTGCCCCCCACTGAGGCAGGTGCAGACCCGGAGCTGAG CACTGCCTCCTTGCAGCAAGTTTCGGCTCTCCTACTACCCGCACCGACTGGAGGccttcacagctctgctgaaaggTGCATTCCAGGGAAAGTGCCAGCACACTGTCCTGGGTGA
- the GNMT gene encoding glycine N-methyltransferase isoform X3, whose translation MVDSVYRTRSLGVAAEGLPDQYADGRAARVWQLYIGDTRGRTDEYRSWLLALLRQHRCRSVLDVACGTGVDSIMLLEEGFQVTSVDASDKMLKYALKERWERRKEEPFDRWVIEEANWLTLEKDLEKPGDGFDAVICLGNSFAHLPDFKVSSPGDQSDHKLALRNIASMVRPGGVLVIDHRNYDHILATGCAPAGKNIYYQSDLTKDITTSVLLVNNKAHMVTLDYTVQVPPTEAGADPELSTASLQQVSALLLPAPTGGLHSSAERCIPGKVPAHCPG comes from the exons ATGGTGGACAGCGTGTACCGGACGCGGTCGCTGGGAGTCGCGGCGGAGGGGCTGCCAGACCAGTACGCGGACGGGCGGGCGGCCCGCGTGTGGCAGCTGTACATCGGGGACACCCGTGGCCGCACGGACGAGTACCGCAGCTGGCTCCTGGCGCTGCTCCGCCAGCACCGCTGCCGCTCCGTCCTCGACGTGGCCTGTGGCACCGG GGTGGACTCCATCATGCTACTCGAGGAGGGATTCCAGGTGACCAGCGTCGATGCCAGCGACAAGATGCTCAAGTACGCGCTGAAGGAGCGCTGGGAGCGGCGCAAGGAGGAGCCCTTCGACCGATGGG TCATCGAGGAGGCCAACTGGCTCACActggagaaggacctggagaAGCCAGGGGATGGGTTTGATGCAGTCATCTGCCTCGGGAACTCCTTTGCGCATCTGCCTGACTTCAAAG TTTCCTCTCCAGGGGACCAGAGTGACCACAAGCTGGCCCTGAGGAACATTGCCAGCATGGTGCGGCCCGGGGGTGTCCTGGTCATTGACCACCGCAACTATGATCACATCCTGGCCACGGGCTGCGCGCCAGCCGGCAAGAACATCTACTACCAG AGTGACTTGACCAAGGACATCACCACCTCAGTGCTCCTGGTAAACAACAAGGCACACATGGTGACCCTGGACTACACTGTGCAGGTGCCCCCCACTGAGGCAGGTGCAGACCCGGAGCTGAG CACTGCCTCCTTGCAGCAAGTTTCGGCTCTCCTACTACCCGCACCGACTGGAGGccttcacagctctgctgaaaggTGCATTCCAGGGAAAGTGCCAGCACACTGTCCTGGGTGA